Proteins encoded by one window of Yersinia massiliensis:
- the fadI gene encoding acetyl-CoA C-acyltransferase FadI yields the protein MSKPLPLVTRQGDRIAIVSGLRTPFAKQATVYHGVPAVDLGKMVVSELLARSGVAPEFIDQLVFGQVVQMPEAPNIAREIVLGTGMSVHTDAYSVSRACATSFQAVANVAESIIAGSVTVGVAGGADSSSVLPIGVSKALARTLVDVNKARTLSQRLKLFSRLKLRDLLPVAPAVAEYSTGLRMGDTAEQMAKTYGISREDQDALALRSHQMAAQAWQQGLLQDEVMTAYIPPYRDAIAEDNNIRKDSTLAQYAKLRPAFDRKHGSVTAANSTPLTDGAAAVMMMSESKAKALGLQPLGYLRSFAFSAIDVWQDMLLGPSYATPLALDRAGITLADLTLIDMHEAFAAQTLANLKMFASETFAREKLGRNQAIGEVDMSKFNVLGGSIAYGHPFAATGARMITQTLNELRRRGGGLGLTTACAAGGLGAAMILEVE from the coding sequence ATGAGTAAGCCATTACCGCTAGTGACGCGTCAGGGCGATCGTATTGCCATCGTCAGCGGCCTGCGGACCCCTTTTGCCAAGCAGGCAACTGTTTACCATGGCGTGCCCGCCGTCGATTTGGGCAAAATGGTGGTCAGCGAATTACTGGCTCGCAGTGGCGTCGCTCCTGAATTCATCGATCAATTGGTCTTCGGCCAAGTCGTGCAAATGCCGGAAGCGCCTAATATCGCTCGCGAAATTGTCTTAGGTACGGGCATGAGTGTGCATACCGATGCCTACAGTGTCTCACGTGCCTGCGCCACCAGTTTTCAGGCGGTAGCCAATGTCGCGGAAAGTATCATTGCGGGTTCAGTGACAGTGGGCGTGGCAGGAGGGGCAGATTCTTCTTCCGTGTTGCCTATTGGTGTCAGCAAAGCGCTAGCGCGCACCTTGGTTGACGTCAACAAAGCGCGCACTTTATCTCAGCGCCTCAAATTGTTCAGCCGATTAAAATTACGTGACCTCCTACCCGTAGCCCCCGCAGTGGCAGAATATTCCACGGGTTTACGCATGGGAGATACGGCTGAGCAGATGGCAAAAACCTATGGTATTAGCCGCGAAGATCAGGATGCATTAGCGTTGCGCTCGCATCAAATGGCGGCACAAGCTTGGCAGCAGGGGCTGTTGCAGGATGAAGTCATGACGGCCTATATCCCGCCTTATCGTGATGCGATTGCCGAAGATAACAATATCCGCAAAGATTCCACATTGGCGCAATACGCCAAACTGCGCCCGGCCTTTGATCGCAAGCACGGCAGTGTCACGGCAGCCAATAGTACGCCACTGACTGACGGTGCAGCGGCAGTGATGATGATGAGCGAATCAAAAGCGAAAGCGCTCGGTTTACAGCCATTAGGTTACCTACGCAGTTTTGCTTTTTCCGCGATTGATGTTTGGCAAGACATGCTGTTAGGCCCCTCTTATGCAACGCCACTGGCACTTGATCGTGCTGGCATCACGCTAGCAGATTTAACCTTGATTGATATGCATGAAGCCTTTGCGGCACAAACACTGGCGAACTTGAAAATGTTTGCCAGCGAGACTTTTGCGCGTGAAAAATTGGGGCGTAACCAAGCTATTGGTGAAGTTGATATGAGCAAGTTCAACGTGTTGGGTGGCTCAATTGCTTATGGTCACCCCTTTGCGGCCACTGGCGCACGTATGATTACCCAAACATTGAATGAATTGCGTCGCCGTGGCGGCGGGTTAGGGTTAACCACTGCCTGTGCTGCCGGTGGATTAGGTGCCGCGATGATTTTGGAGGTGGAGTAA
- the mlaA gene encoding phospholipid-binding lipoprotein MlaA produces MNYRLIGLAFATVLLVGCASSSPDHSEQGRSDPLEGFNRAMFNFNYEVLDPYVVRPVAVVWRDYVPQPARNGMSNFLGNLEEPASMVNSFLVGDPYNAMKHFNRFFLNTILGMGGLIDVAGMANPKLAKEVPHRFGSTLGHYNVGYGPYVVLPGYGSFTIREDGGDAVDFVYPVLSYLTFWMSAGKWMVEGIETRAQLLDSDGLLRNSSDPYLMVREAYFQRYDFLANGGQLKPEVNSNAQAIEGDLESIDSAN; encoded by the coding sequence ATGAACTACCGCCTGATTGGGCTGGCTTTTGCAACCGTACTATTAGTCGGGTGTGCCAGTAGCTCGCCGGATCACAGTGAGCAAGGCCGCTCGGATCCGCTAGAAGGTTTTAACCGGGCAATGTTCAATTTCAACTATGAAGTTCTTGATCCTTACGTCGTGCGCCCAGTTGCCGTTGTCTGGCGTGATTATGTGCCGCAACCGGCGCGTAATGGCATGAGTAACTTCTTGGGGAACCTTGAAGAGCCGGCGAGCATGGTCAACAGCTTCTTAGTGGGTGACCCCTATAACGCCATGAAGCACTTTAACCGCTTCTTCCTGAATACTATTTTGGGTATGGGTGGCTTGATTGATGTGGCTGGAATGGCGAACCCTAAACTGGCGAAGGAAGTTCCGCATCGGTTTGGTAGTACGCTGGGCCACTATAATGTCGGTTATGGGCCATATGTGGTATTACCAGGGTACGGCAGTTTCACGATCCGTGAGGATGGCGGAGACGCAGTTGATTTCGTCTATCCGGTGTTAAGCTATCTGACCTTCTGGATGTCAGCGGGTAAATGGATGGTTGAAGGGATAGAGACGCGTGCGCAACTGCTAGATTCAGATGGCTTGCTGCGTAACTCTTCAGACCCATATTTGATGGTGCGTGAAGCGTACTTCCAACGCTATGATTTCTTAGCCAATGGTGGCCAGTTGAAACCGGAAGTCAACTCAAATGCTCAGGCCATTGAGGGTGACTTGGAAAGCATCGACTCAGCAAACTGA
- a CDS encoding AbrB/MazE/SpoVT family DNA-binding domain-containing protein produces MRAQATLLKWGNSVALRLSGNLKTIPNFEVGDTVDIDISEQGLVIQKVVKKPLTEESLLAGLTAYTAHADERSDPTEREFDY; encoded by the coding sequence ATGCGTGCCCAAGCTACATTGCTAAAATGGGGTAATAGCGTTGCATTACGTTTATCCGGTAATCTAAAAACCATCCCAAATTTTGAAGTCGGTGATACCGTCGATATTGATATTAGCGAGCAGGGATTAGTCATTCAAAAAGTGGTCAAAAAACCGCTTACCGAAGAGAGTTTACTGGCCGGTCTGACCGCTTACACAGCTCATGCGGATGAACGGAGCGATCCCACGGAAAGGGAGTTTGATTATTAA
- the aroC gene encoding chorismate synthase, translating to MAGNSIGQFFRVTTFGESHGIALGCIIDGVPPGIPITEADIQLDLDRRRPGTSRYTTQRREADEVRILSGVFEGVTTGTSIGLMIENTDQRSQDYSAIKDVFRPGHADYTYEQKYGTRDYRGGGRSSARETAMRVAAGAIAKKYLAQKFGVQVRGYLAQMGDINCDLIDWDLVEQNPFFCPDASKLEPLDALMRELKKAGDSIGAKITVVAEHVPVGLGEPVFDRLDADLAHALMSINAVKGVEIGDGFAVVTKRGSENRDEITPEGFQSNHAGGILGGISSGQPVVAHIALKPTSSIMVPGQTINRQGEAVEMVTRGRHDPCVGIRAVPIAEAMMAIVLMDHLLRQRAQCGDVVSDVPRW from the coding sequence ATGGCTGGGAACAGTATTGGGCAGTTTTTCCGCGTCACCACTTTTGGTGAGTCTCACGGTATCGCCTTGGGGTGCATTATCGATGGGGTTCCGCCGGGTATTCCCATCACCGAGGCTGACATTCAGTTGGATCTCGATAGGCGTCGCCCAGGCACATCACGCTATACCACTCAACGCCGCGAAGCAGATGAAGTGCGTATTTTATCTGGCGTGTTTGAGGGGGTAACCACTGGGACAAGTATCGGGTTGATGATCGAAAATACCGATCAACGTTCGCAGGATTACAGCGCGATCAAAGATGTGTTCCGCCCTGGTCATGCTGACTATACCTACGAACAAAAATACGGTACGCGCGATTATCGTGGTGGTGGCCGTTCATCGGCCCGTGAAACCGCGATGCGTGTCGCAGCTGGCGCTATCGCCAAAAAATATTTGGCGCAGAAATTCGGTGTGCAGGTGCGAGGTTATCTGGCCCAAATGGGCGATATTAACTGCGATTTAATTGACTGGGATCTGGTTGAGCAAAATCCGTTCTTCTGCCCAGATGCGAGCAAATTAGAACCTTTGGACGCCTTGATGCGTGAGCTGAAAAAGGCTGGCGATTCCATTGGTGCCAAAATTACGGTCGTTGCAGAACATGTTCCTGTTGGATTAGGCGAACCCGTATTTGACCGGTTGGATGCAGACTTAGCCCATGCGCTGATGAGTATCAATGCGGTGAAAGGGGTGGAAATTGGCGATGGTTTTGCCGTGGTCACGAAGCGTGGCAGCGAAAACCGCGATGAAATCACTCCCGAAGGTTTTCAGAGCAACCACGCTGGCGGTATTTTGGGGGGCATTAGTAGCGGTCAACCTGTCGTAGCGCATATCGCGCTGAAGCCAACCTCCAGTATTATGGTGCCAGGGCAAACCATCAATCGGCAAGGTGAAGCGGTTGAAATGGTCACCCGTGGCCGCCATGACCCTTGCGTCGGTATCCGTGCGGTGCCGATTGCAGAAGCGATGATGGCTATCGTGTTAATGGATCACTTACTGCGTCAACGTGCACAGTGTGGTGATGTGGTTTCAGACGTTCCGCGCTGGTAG
- the prmB gene encoding 50S ribosomal protein L3 N(5)-glutamine methyltransferase codes for MDKIFVDEAVSELHTIQDMLRWAVSRFNAANIFYGHGTDNPWDEAVQLVFPSLFLPIDIPEDMRNARLTSSERHRIVERVIRRVNERIPVAYLTNKAWFCGMEFYVDERVLVPRSPIGELINNRFDGLIRHQPNHILDMCTGSGCIAIACAYAFPEAEVDAVDISNDVLAVTEHNIEQHGMIHQVTPIRSDLFRDLPPIKYDLIVTNPPYVDAEDMADLPQEFRFEPELGLAAGSDGLKLTRRILACAPDFLQDDGVLICEVGNSMVHLMDQYPDVPFTWLEFDNGGDGVFMLTKQQLIDCKPHFSMYRD; via the coding sequence TTGGACAAGATTTTCGTCGATGAAGCAGTCAGTGAGCTGCACACCATTCAAGATATGCTGCGTTGGGCAGTCAGCCGGTTTAATGCAGCCAATATTTTTTATGGTCACGGAACGGATAATCCGTGGGACGAAGCGGTGCAACTGGTTTTCCCCAGCCTGTTTTTACCGATTGATATTCCAGAGGATATGCGCAATGCGCGTCTGACCTCCAGCGAGCGTCATCGCATTGTTGAGCGAGTTATCCGCCGAGTTAACGAACGTATTCCAGTGGCCTACTTGACCAATAAGGCTTGGTTCTGTGGCATGGAATTTTATGTGGATGAACGTGTACTGGTACCGCGCTCGCCGATTGGTGAATTGATCAATAACCGCTTTGACGGGCTGATTCGTCATCAACCCAATCATATTTTAGATATGTGTACCGGCAGCGGCTGTATTGCCATTGCCTGCGCATATGCTTTCCCTGAAGCCGAAGTGGACGCTGTTGATATCTCCAACGATGTTTTGGCGGTGACTGAGCACAATATCGAGCAGCACGGAATGATTCATCAAGTTACCCCGATCCGTTCCGATCTGTTCCGCGATTTGCCACCGATCAAATACGATTTGATTGTCACTAACCCACCGTATGTCGATGCCGAAGATATGGCTGACTTGCCGCAAGAGTTCCGCTTTGAGCCTGAATTAGGTTTGGCGGCGGGCAGCGATGGCCTGAAATTGACGCGCCGAATTCTGGCCTGCGCGCCAGACTTTTTACAAGATGACGGCGTGTTGATTTGCGAGGTAGGCAACAGCATGGTCCATTTGATGGATCAATATCCTGATGTCCCGTTCACTTGGCTTGAGTTTGACAATGGCGGCGACGGCGTCTTCATGCTGACTAAACAGCAATTGATTGATTGCAAGCCACATTTTAGTATGTATCGCGATTAA
- the fadJ gene encoding fatty acid oxidation complex subunit alpha FadJ produces MTPSVFSLTLRPDNIGVITIDVVGDKVNTLKAEFAAQIAEILQQAQALPQLQGLVVISGKPDSFIAGADITMIAACRSAQDARKLAQKGQSILAQIAAFPVPVVAAIHGACLGGGLELALACHSRICSLDDKTVLGLPEVQLGLLPGSGGTQRLPRLVGVSKALDMILTGRQVRARQALKMGLVDDAVPRDILLEVAIERAKAGWLDKPVLPWQERLLSGPLGKALLFSIVRKKTLAKTKGHYPAAERIIDVVRKGLDHGSASGYEAEATAFGELAMTPQSAALRSLFFATTSLKKETGGDAQPRVIHRVGVLGGGLMGGGIANVTATRAGLPVRIKDINPQGINQALKYTWDALGKRVRSKRMRPAERQRQMMLISGSTDYRGFDTIDIVVEAVFEDLSLKQQMVADIERFGAAHTIFASNTSSLPIGQIAAQAQRPEQVIGLHYFSPVDKMPLVEVIPHAKTSEETIATTVALARKQGKTAIVVADRAGFYVNRILAPYINEASRCLLDGEPIDSIDSALVDFGFPVGPITLLDEVGIDVGTKIMPILVEQLGPRFAAPSSFDVILQDGRKGRKNGRGFYLYPTQKSSGFKWKRSTAKQVDPSVYVLLGVTPKPHLGAAVIAQRCTMMMLNEAARCLDESIIRHARDGDIGAVFGIGFPPFLGGPFRYMDSLGADTVVKTLKLLAQQYGDRFEPCPLLVTMAEHHQRFYPEENSDNTVSVNPVV; encoded by the coding sequence ATGACTCCTTCTGTATTTAGCCTCACTCTTCGGCCTGACAATATCGGGGTGATCACCATCGATGTTGTTGGCGATAAAGTGAATACCTTAAAGGCTGAATTTGCAGCACAAATCGCCGAAATACTGCAACAAGCGCAGGCTTTGCCGCAATTACAGGGGCTGGTGGTGATTTCAGGTAAACCAGATTCGTTTATTGCGGGGGCTGATATCACCATGATTGCAGCTTGCCGTAGCGCACAAGATGCGCGGAAATTAGCCCAAAAAGGGCAATCAATCTTAGCTCAAATCGCGGCATTCCCTGTGCCAGTGGTCGCGGCTATCCACGGAGCTTGTCTCGGCGGTGGCTTAGAGTTGGCGCTGGCGTGCCACAGTCGTATCTGTTCATTGGACGATAAAACAGTACTGGGGCTGCCTGAAGTACAACTGGGCTTGCTGCCCGGTTCTGGCGGAACACAACGCTTACCGCGCCTAGTGGGCGTTAGTAAGGCGTTGGATATGATTCTAACAGGCAGGCAGGTTCGTGCTCGTCAGGCGCTTAAAATGGGGCTGGTGGACGATGCGGTACCACGAGATATTTTGCTGGAAGTGGCTATCGAACGAGCCAAAGCCGGTTGGCTTGATAAGCCCGTATTGCCTTGGCAAGAGCGTTTGCTCAGTGGGCCATTAGGTAAAGCACTTCTCTTTAGCATTGTGCGCAAGAAAACGCTGGCGAAGACCAAAGGCCATTATCCAGCAGCTGAACGTATTATTGACGTGGTGCGTAAGGGGCTGGATCACGGCAGTGCCAGTGGTTATGAGGCTGAAGCGACTGCATTTGGTGAATTAGCCATGACCCCGCAATCTGCGGCATTGCGCAGCTTGTTTTTTGCCACTACATCACTGAAAAAAGAAACCGGCGGGGATGCACAGCCTCGTGTTATTCACCGTGTTGGGGTGCTTGGTGGCGGGCTGATGGGTGGCGGCATTGCGAATGTCACGGCAACCCGCGCGGGGTTACCTGTTCGCATCAAAGATATTAATCCACAAGGGATCAATCAGGCGCTCAAATATACGTGGGACGCTCTAGGTAAACGCGTGCGCAGCAAACGAATGCGCCCCGCTGAGCGGCAACGACAGATGATGCTAATTTCTGGTAGCACGGATTACCGTGGTTTTGACACCATTGATATCGTGGTTGAGGCAGTATTTGAAGATTTATCTCTGAAGCAACAAATGGTTGCAGATATTGAGCGTTTTGGCGCGGCGCATACCATTTTTGCCTCCAATACATCGTCATTGCCCATCGGCCAAATTGCAGCTCAGGCGCAGCGACCAGAGCAAGTTATCGGCCTACATTACTTTAGTCCCGTCGATAAAATGCCGTTGGTTGAAGTGATCCCCCATGCAAAAACCAGCGAAGAAACCATTGCGACGACAGTGGCTTTAGCCCGTAAACAGGGGAAAACAGCCATTGTGGTGGCTGATCGCGCCGGTTTCTATGTCAATCGCATTTTGGCCCCTTATATCAATGAGGCCTCCCGCTGCTTGCTAGACGGGGAACCTATCGATTCTATCGACAGTGCATTGGTTGATTTTGGTTTCCCTGTGGGGCCAATCACATTACTGGATGAAGTCGGTATTGATGTGGGAACTAAAATTATGCCGATTCTGGTTGAACAATTAGGGCCACGTTTTGCTGCGCCGTCGTCGTTTGATGTCATTTTGCAAGATGGCCGCAAAGGGCGCAAAAACGGCCGTGGTTTTTATTTATACCCTACCCAAAAAAGCAGCGGATTTAAGTGGAAACGAAGCACAGCAAAACAAGTGGATCCTAGCGTTTATGTGTTACTTGGCGTCACCCCTAAGCCCCATCTTGGCGCGGCTGTGATAGCGCAGCGATGCACAATGATGATGCTGAACGAGGCCGCTCGCTGCTTAGATGAGTCCATCATTCGTCATGCACGGGATGGTGACATTGGCGCGGTATTTGGTATTGGCTTCCCGCCGTTCCTTGGTGGGCCATTCCGATATATGGATAGTTTGGGTGCCGATACCGTCGTGAAAACGCTCAAATTGCTGGCGCAACAGTACGGTGATCGTTTTGAGCCTTGCCCGTTGCTGGTCACCATGGCTGAACATCACCAGCGTTTTTACCCAGAGGAAAATAGCGATAATACGGTGTCTGTAAACCCTGTTGTTTAG
- the mepA gene encoding penicillin-insensitive murein endopeptidase, whose product MKKWIAGLLALTLAAPVLAATPWQQIANPVAGSPQAIGGFANGCVIGAMPLPLESAQYQVMRPDQRRYFGHPDLLNFIHRLSEKAEKNQLGTVLIGDMAMPAGGRFSSGHASHQSGLDVDIWLQLPKQRWSQQQLLKPQPIDLVAVDGKRVVPALWQPQIESLIKLAAKDSEVTRIFVNPAIKKQLCLDAGTDRDWLHKVRPWFAHRAHMHVRLRCPTDSLECLDQDTPPPGDGCGAELESWFQPHQPSAKPGKTLPPPLPPSCQALLDNHFAAE is encoded by the coding sequence ATGAAAAAATGGATTGCGGGTCTTTTGGCATTGACCCTTGCGGCCCCCGTCCTTGCTGCAACACCGTGGCAGCAAATTGCAAACCCAGTGGCCGGATCGCCGCAAGCGATCGGCGGTTTCGCTAACGGTTGCGTGATTGGGGCCATGCCTTTGCCGCTTGAGTCAGCACAATATCAGGTGATGCGACCAGATCAACGCCGCTATTTTGGTCACCCTGATTTGCTGAACTTTATTCACCGTCTGAGCGAGAAAGCAGAGAAAAATCAGCTGGGTACAGTTCTGATTGGTGATATGGCGATGCCAGCGGGTGGGCGTTTTAGCAGTGGTCATGCTAGCCATCAATCAGGTCTGGATGTGGATATCTGGTTACAGTTGCCCAAACAACGCTGGAGCCAGCAGCAATTACTTAAGCCACAACCCATTGATTTGGTTGCCGTTGACGGTAAACGTGTGGTGCCTGCATTATGGCAACCGCAGATTGAAAGTCTGATTAAGTTAGCGGCTAAAGATAGTGAAGTGACGCGTATCTTCGTCAATCCAGCCATCAAAAAACAACTTTGTCTGGATGCTGGTACGGATCGCGATTGGCTGCATAAAGTGCGCCCATGGTTTGCTCACCGCGCTCACATGCATGTGCGTTTACGCTGCCCAACTGATAGCTTGGAATGCTTGGATCAAGATACACCGCCACCGGGTGATGGTTGTGGTGCGGAACTGGAGAGCTGGTTCCAGCCTCATCAGCCAAGTGCTAAGCCGGGTAAAACCTTACCACCACCATTACCGCCTTCCTGTCAGGCGCTATTGGATAACCATTTCGCTGCGGAATAA
- the smrB gene encoding endonuclease SmrB yields the protein MKKKYHLTADELQLFKESIAGAKKLEQDTILHRSPPKLGQKIAPERLIQEQVDASYYFSDEFQPQLDMDGPTRYVRPGVDHFEVKKLRRGDYSPDMFLDLHGLTQKQAKQELGALIAACKREHVHCACVMHGHGKHVLKQQTPLWLAQHPDVLAFHQAPKEWGGTAALLVLIELAE from the coding sequence ATGAAAAAAAAATATCACCTGACAGCGGATGAGTTACAACTCTTTAAAGAGTCGATTGCGGGCGCAAAAAAGCTCGAGCAAGACACGATCCTCCACCGTTCGCCACCTAAATTGGGTCAAAAAATTGCGCCTGAGCGATTAATTCAAGAGCAAGTTGATGCCAGCTATTATTTCTCTGATGAATTCCAGCCACAGTTGGATATGGATGGCCCGACACGTTATGTGCGGCCAGGTGTTGATCATTTTGAAGTTAAGAAATTACGGCGCGGTGATTATTCACCCGATATGTTTTTAGATTTGCATGGATTGACGCAAAAACAGGCGAAGCAAGAATTGGGCGCATTGATTGCGGCCTGCAAACGTGAGCATGTCCATTGCGCTTGTGTCATGCATGGTCATGGCAAACATGTTTTGAAGCAGCAAACACCACTGTGGTTAGCTCAGCACCCTGATGTGCTGGCATTCCATCAAGCCCCTAAGGAATGGGGAGGAACCGCTGCATTATTGGTTTTGATTGAGTTAGCTGAGTAA
- the fadL gene encoding long-chain fatty acid transporter FadL, producing the protein MNQKNLFTRSALAAAVAIISSNVSAAGFQLNEYSAAALGRSFSGEGAVADNASVGSRNPAAMTMFDRPSFSGGLVYVDPDVNISGTSPVSGRSTDANNIAPSEWIPNIHFIMPLNEQWAIGASGTSNYGLATEFNDDYIAGSLGGQTDLKTANLNLAAAYRLNENFSFGLGFNAVYADAKIVRHIGELGGPTIPAKTEVTRMEGKEWGYGWNAGILYEVDKENRYSFTYRSKVKIDFDGDFSSQLPPPRGTGGAIIPGALTLNLPEVWEVSGYNRVAPQWAIHYSLAYTSWSQFKELKATGTNGQVLFEKDEGFKDAYRIALGTTYYYDDNWTFRTGIAFDDSPVPANNRTISIPDQDRFWISAGTTYAFNKDASVDVGISYMHGQNVHITERTPAALGNVPYQFDSKGTALLYGVNFNYAF; encoded by the coding sequence ATGAACCAGAAAAACCTGTTTACTCGATCAGCTCTGGCAGCTGCAGTAGCAATTATCTCTTCAAACGTATCTGCGGCAGGTTTCCAACTGAATGAATATTCAGCCGCTGCATTGGGCCGCTCTTTCTCTGGTGAAGGCGCTGTTGCCGACAACGCATCTGTTGGTAGCCGCAACCCCGCCGCAATGACTATGTTTGATCGTCCTTCATTCTCTGGCGGTTTGGTCTATGTCGATCCTGACGTCAATATCAGTGGTACGTCACCTGTCAGTGGTCGTAGCACCGATGCCAATAACATTGCGCCATCAGAGTGGATTCCAAACATTCACTTTATTATGCCGCTGAACGAACAATGGGCAATTGGTGCCTCCGGTACCTCAAACTACGGATTGGCAACTGAATTCAACGATGATTATATTGCCGGTTCATTGGGTGGGCAGACCGACCTTAAAACCGCTAACCTGAACTTGGCGGCAGCTTATCGTCTAAATGAAAACTTCAGTTTCGGTCTGGGCTTTAACGCAGTTTATGCCGATGCGAAGATCGTGCGTCATATTGGTGAACTGGGTGGCCCAACCATTCCAGCAAAAACAGAAGTCACCCGTATGGAAGGTAAAGAGTGGGGCTATGGCTGGAACGCCGGTATCCTGTATGAAGTGGATAAAGAAAACCGTTACAGCTTCACTTACCGTTCAAAAGTTAAAATTGATTTTGATGGCGATTTCAGCAGCCAGTTACCACCACCTAGAGGCACTGGCGGTGCCATCATCCCTGGTGCGTTAACCCTGAACCTGCCAGAAGTTTGGGAAGTGTCCGGCTACAACAGAGTCGCGCCGCAATGGGCAATTCACTATAGCTTGGCCTACACCAGTTGGAGCCAATTCAAAGAGTTGAAAGCAACCGGAACCAACGGTCAGGTACTGTTTGAGAAGGATGAAGGGTTCAAAGATGCTTACCGTATCGCGTTAGGTACCACCTATTACTACGATGATAATTGGACCTTCCGTACTGGTATCGCGTTTGATGATAGCCCAGTTCCAGCCAATAACCGTACTATCTCTATTCCAGACCAAGACCGTTTCTGGATAAGTGCCGGTACCACTTACGCCTTCAACAAAGATGCATCTGTTGACGTCGGTATCTCTTATATGCACGGTCAGAACGTGCATATCACTGAGAGAACACCGGCAGCATTGGGTAATGTTCCGTACCAATTCGACTCAAAAGGTACTGCACTGCTGTACGGCGTTAACTTTAACTACGCTTTCTAA
- the sixA gene encoding phosphohistidine phosphatase SixA → MQVFIMRHGDAVLDAASDALRPLTLCGQDESRQIASWLNEQSVDVDQILVSPYLRAEQTLEVVRGVMTLPAEQEVMPELTPGGDAAFICCYLQALAKEDHAAVLVISHLPLVGYLVAELCPGQCPPMFATSAVACVTLNSETGKGTFDWQVSPTQLMAKACHG, encoded by the coding sequence ATGCAAGTTTTCATTATGCGTCACGGTGACGCGGTACTTGACGCAGCAAGTGATGCGTTAAGGCCTCTAACTCTGTGTGGTCAGGATGAATCACGTCAGATAGCAAGTTGGCTTAACGAGCAATCGGTCGATGTCGATCAGATTCTGGTGAGTCCTTACTTGCGTGCTGAACAGACTTTGGAAGTTGTGCGTGGTGTCATGACGCTACCGGCAGAGCAGGAAGTGATGCCCGAATTAACGCCGGGTGGGGATGCCGCTTTTATCTGTTGCTATCTGCAAGCACTTGCCAAAGAAGACCATGCGGCAGTATTGGTTATCTCGCATTTACCGCTGGTGGGCTATTTGGTGGCTGAACTTTGCCCAGGGCAATGTCCGCCTATGTTCGCCACTTCAGCCGTCGCTTGCGTCACGCTAAACAGCGAAACGGGTAAAGGGACTTTTGACTGGCAAGTCAGCCCAACACAACTAATGGCGAAAGCCTGCCACGGCTAA
- a CDS encoding type II toxin-antitoxin system PemK/MazF family toxin → MYIPKRGDICWLDFEPTKGKEIGKYRPALILSHETYNRLTGLVMCCPVSSSVRGSPTEVSVTNLDTPCVVATTLIQTFGWRQRKAKFVIESEAGLYDEVLARLIPLIGGEHLIA, encoded by the coding sequence ATGTATATACCAAAGCGTGGTGATATTTGTTGGTTGGATTTTGAGCCAACGAAAGGAAAAGAAATTGGTAAATATCGTCCCGCGTTAATTCTTTCGCATGAAACGTATAACCGGCTTACGGGGCTGGTGATGTGTTGCCCAGTCAGTAGTAGCGTGCGTGGTTCACCGACAGAAGTCTCGGTCACCAACTTGGATACGCCCTGCGTAGTGGCAACGACATTAATCCAAACTTTTGGCTGGCGTCAGCGCAAAGCCAAATTTGTCATTGAGTCCGAAGCTGGCTTATATGATGAGGTATTAGCGAGGCTTATTCCTCTAATTGGTGGCGAGCATTTGATTGCTTAA
- a CDS encoding YfcZ/YiiS family protein: MSDTTDRPIKNRCSAEETAACCCVDVGTVMDNTDCTASYSCVFDNRADAEAMLKSLTEKARAVESEPCLIEHKLEDVEGGVRLTIDFTFSCQAETMIFQLGLR; the protein is encoded by the coding sequence ATGTCAGATACAACCGATCGTCCAATCAAAAACCGTTGTAGTGCTGAAGAAACGGCAGCGTGTTGCTGCGTAGATGTAGGCACTGTCATGGACAATACTGACTGTACTGCATCCTACAGCTGTGTGTTTGACAACCGCGCTGACGCAGAAGCTATGCTGAAATCGCTGACCGAGAAAGCCCGCGCCGTTGAGTCAGAGCCTTGCCTGATTGAACATAAACTGGAAGACGTTGAGGGTGGTGTACGCTTAACGATAGATTTCACTTTCTCCTGCCAAGCAGAAACCATGATTTTCCAGTTGGGCTTGCGTTAA